A genomic segment from Segniliparus rotundus DSM 44985 encodes:
- a CDS encoding CoA transferase, whose protein sequence is MTAVPALHEELAPAVAATAETRAAEIAGPRTWWAGPLDVEGLALGSVQAALSAAQLLFGPPARFFSDSASVRSAFNSLAHLRVDGRAPEQFAPLSGYFATSDGWVRLHANYPHHARALRTALQVTTKDEAVRRLAGLAADEVADRVTSAGGLAVALRTAQEWRDSPMGRAVREQPWIRFALAEGRTRALPEPGSLDGVRILDFTRVIAGPIATRLLALLGAEVLRVDPPDNPELADQYIDAGFGKRSAVADCADPRQLETVLALAASADAVVCGYRPGALRRFGLDAQSLRERFPDLVVVTLDAWGDEGPWGDRRGFDSLVQCATGIGERYGRTGAGGEWRPGALPCQALDHATGYGAAAAVLALLARRREAGPGWAHLSLARTAQLLLDLPPVEHAARELPVATGEFDSAHGKLRYAQPPVFTAAKRLQYRWPPGRYGADPLAWA, encoded by the coding sequence ATGACGGCTGTGCCAGCGCTGCACGAGGAACTTGCCCCCGCTGTGGCGGCCACCGCCGAGACGCGAGCCGCGGAAATCGCAGGGCCTCGGACCTGGTGGGCGGGCCCGCTCGACGTGGAGGGACTTGCGCTGGGCAGTGTGCAAGCCGCCTTGTCCGCCGCGCAGCTCCTCTTCGGCCCGCCCGCGCGGTTCTTTTCGGATTCGGCCTCGGTGCGCTCGGCCTTCAACTCCTTGGCCCATCTGCGGGTGGACGGCAGGGCCCCGGAACAGTTCGCGCCCCTCTCCGGGTACTTCGCGACCAGCGACGGCTGGGTGCGATTGCACGCGAACTACCCGCACCATGCGCGAGCATTGCGCACAGCATTGCAGGTGACGACGAAAGACGAGGCTGTCCGCCGGCTCGCAGGGCTTGCCGCTGACGAAGTGGCCGACCGGGTGACCAGCGCGGGGGGCCTGGCAGTCGCGTTGCGGACAGCGCAAGAGTGGCGGGACAGCCCGATGGGCCGGGCTGTGCGCGAGCAGCCGTGGATCCGTTTCGCCCTGGCAGAAGGCAGAACGAGAGCCCTGCCGGAGCCTGGCTCCCTGGACGGGGTGCGCATTCTCGACTTCACGCGAGTCATTGCCGGGCCGATCGCCACCCGCTTGCTCGCATTGCTGGGCGCAGAGGTGCTGCGCGTCGATCCGCCGGACAACCCGGAGCTGGCCGACCAGTACATTGACGCGGGTTTCGGCAAACGCAGCGCTGTGGCGGACTGCGCGGACCCTCGGCAGCTGGAGACAGTTCTCGCCCTGGCCGCATCTGCCGACGCTGTTGTGTGCGGCTACCGCCCTGGCGCATTGCGCCGGTTCGGGTTGGACGCGCAGAGCTTGCGCGAGCGCTTTCCCGATTTGGTGGTGGTGACGCTCGACGCGTGGGGCGACGAGGGGCCGTGGGGGGACCGCCGAGGATTCGACTCCCTGGTGCAGTGCGCGACGGGCATCGGCGAGCGATACGGCCGCACGGGCGCGGGCGGCGAGTGGCGCCCTGGGGCGCTCCCGTGCCAGGCGCTCGACCATGCCACCGGCTACGGCGCGGCGGCTGCCGTGCTGGCGCTCTTGGCGCGGCGGCGCGAGGCGGGGCCGGGTTGGGCGCATTTGAGTTTGGCCCGCACTGCCCAGCTCTTGCTGGATTTGCCGCCTGTCGAGCACGCGGCACGGGAGCTCCCTGTGGCGACGGGGGAGTTTGATTCCGCGCACGGCAAGCTGCGGTACGCGCAACCCCCGGTGTTCACGGCGGCCAAGCGGCTGCAGTACCGCTGGCCGCCGGGCCGCTATGGCGCAGATCCCCTCGCGTGGGCGTAG
- a CDS encoding GNAT family N-acetyltransferase — protein MPSHLEDPITYASPGEHDHAALRAMARRSFSETFARLHEPSSFAEFLDCSYGEDGTMAHDLNDPAVRWLAGLHRGEPVGYAKLTPLRAPAPRPLPGSVELQQIYVLADWHGRGVADRLMQWALAAATELRAPQMYLTVFDHNERAKRLYRRHGFVEVGRCAFVLGGRAHDDRIWLRDM, from the coding sequence GTGCCCTCGCACCTCGAAGATCCGATCACCTACGCCTCTCCCGGCGAACACGATCACGCGGCGCTGAGAGCGATGGCGCGCCGGTCGTTCTCCGAAACATTCGCGCGCTTGCATGAGCCCTCTTCGTTCGCCGAATTCCTCGACTGCTCCTACGGCGAGGACGGGACGATGGCGCACGACCTCAACGACCCGGCGGTCCGCTGGCTGGCAGGCTTGCACCGGGGAGAGCCGGTGGGCTACGCGAAGCTGACGCCGTTGCGGGCGCCAGCGCCGCGTCCTTTGCCCGGTTCCGTCGAGCTGCAGCAGATCTACGTCCTCGCAGACTGGCATGGACGTGGCGTCGCGGACCGTCTCATGCAGTGGGCGCTCGCCGCCGCGACCGAGCTGCGCGCCCCGCAGATGTACCTCACGGTCTTCGACCACAACGAAAGAGCCAAACGCTTGTACCGCCGGCACGGATTCGTCGAAGTCGGCCGCTGCGCCTTCGTGCTGGGCGGCCGAGCCCACGACGACCGGATCTGGCTGCGGGACATGTGA
- a CDS encoding phytoene desaturase family protein: MSSADETDAVVVGSGPNGLAAAVVLARAGLAVRVYEAQDTLGGGARTLDLGLGRGVRHDICSAVHPMALASPFFQAFDLPARGVELIQPEIAYAQAFPGRAAAVAYRDLDRTSSELSSPGWKTLLRPLVASQEAVTALALGDQRSIPPGLVSKAGLRFGAQFAARLTRLRFDGAASLLGDDGAALLAGVAAHQIGPLRSCSAAAVGLTLSALAHAVGWPIPRGGSQSLVDALVADLLAHGASVRTGCRIAAFESLPRARAYLFDCSPRALARLLGDRLPGSVRAGLLRYPYGNAATKVDFVLNEPVPWADERLRRAGTVHMGGSAAQVASAERDVAAGRHAPQPVVLVSQPASFDPSRVGSSGQRPLWTYAHVPSGSDLDMTQTVIAQIERAAPGFRDTIAASQCVPAARLAEHNENYIDGDIAVGAISLYRLFARPRPAWNPYRTGQQGVYLCSSATPPGPGVHGMAGLYAARAALRERFAVREMPELGPRPGPAEPGTKALF, from the coding sequence GTGTCTTCGGCTGACGAGACCGACGCGGTGGTGGTCGGCTCCGGCCCCAACGGCCTCGCCGCCGCAGTGGTGCTGGCCCGCGCGGGGCTCGCCGTGCGCGTCTACGAGGCGCAGGACACGCTCGGCGGCGGCGCGCGCACCCTTGATCTCGGCCTTGGCCGCGGGGTGCGGCACGACATCTGCTCGGCGGTGCACCCCATGGCGCTCGCCTCGCCGTTCTTCCAGGCATTCGACCTGCCTGCGCGGGGCGTCGAATTGATCCAGCCCGAAATCGCCTACGCGCAGGCTTTCCCCGGGCGCGCAGCCGCAGTCGCCTACCGCGACCTCGACCGCACCAGCTCGGAGCTGTCTTCCCCTGGCTGGAAGACGCTCCTGCGCCCCCTTGTCGCGTCGCAGGAGGCGGTGACAGCCCTCGCGCTGGGCGATCAGCGCTCGATTCCCCCGGGCCTCGTCTCGAAGGCGGGCCTGCGCTTCGGGGCGCAATTCGCCGCACGTCTGACGCGGCTGCGGTTCGACGGGGCGGCGAGCTTGCTCGGCGACGACGGCGCCGCGCTTCTCGCCGGCGTGGCCGCGCATCAGATCGGCCCGTTGCGCTCCTGCTCCGCCGCCGCGGTCGGGCTCACGCTCAGCGCCCTCGCCCACGCGGTCGGCTGGCCCATCCCGCGCGGCGGCAGCCAATCCCTCGTCGACGCGCTCGTCGCCGACTTGCTCGCCCACGGCGCAAGCGTGCGAACCGGCTGCCGGATCGCTGCATTCGAATCCCTCCCGAGGGCGCGGGCGTACCTGTTCGACTGTTCGCCGCGGGCTCTCGCGCGTCTGCTCGGCGACCGCCTGCCCGGCAGCGTGCGCGCCGGACTGCTGCGCTATCCCTACGGCAACGCCGCGACCAAAGTCGATTTCGTGCTGAACGAACCCGTCCCTTGGGCAGACGAGCGCCTGCGCCGCGCGGGCACGGTGCATATGGGCGGCAGCGCGGCGCAGGTCGCGTCCGCCGAACGCGACGTCGCCGCCGGGCGCCACGCGCCCCAGCCCGTGGTGCTGGTCAGCCAGCCCGCCTCATTCGACCCGAGCCGCGTCGGATCGTCCGGGCAGCGCCCGCTGTGGACCTACGCGCATGTGCCCTCGGGTTCAGACCTGGATATGACGCAGACCGTGATAGCGCAGATCGAGCGGGCGGCTCCGGGATTCCGCGACACAATCGCCGCGTCGCAATGCGTGCCCGCTGCCCGCCTCGCCGAACATAACGAGAACTACATCGACGGCGATATCGCCGTCGGGGCTATCAGCCTCTACCGGCTGTTCGCCCGGCCGCGTCCGGCGTGGAATCCCTATCGGACCGGGCAGCAGGGCGTGTATTTGTGCTCCTCCGCGACCCCGCCCGGCCCTGGGGTGCACGGTATGGCGGGTCTGTACGCGGCTCGCGCAGCGCTGCGCGAGCGGTTCGCCGTCCGCGAGATGCCGGAGCTCGGGCCGCGTCCTGGACCAGCGGAGCCAGGAACGAAAGCATTGTTCTAG
- the car gene encoding carboxylic acid reductase — translation MTQSHTQGPQASAAHSRLARRAAELLATDPQAAATLPDPEVVRQATRPGLRLAERVDAILSGYADRPALGQRSFQTVKDPITGRSSVELLPTFDTITYRELRERATAIASDLAHHPQAPAKPGDFLASIGFISVDYVAIDIAGVFAGLTAVPLQTGATLATLTAITAETAPTLFAASIEHLPTAVDAVLATPSVRRLLVFDYRAGSDEDREAVEAAKRKIADAGSSVLVDVLDEVIARGKSAPKAPLPPATDAGDDSLSLLIYTSGSTGTPKGAMYPERNVAHFWGGVWAAAFDEDAAPPVPAINITFLPLSHVASRLSLMPTLARGGLMHFVAKSDLSTLFEDLKLARPTNLFLVPRVVEMLYQHYQSELDRRGVQDGTREAEAVKDDLRTGLLGGRILTAGFGSAPLSAELAGFIESLLQIHLVDGYGSTEAGPVWRDGYLVKPPVTDYKLIDVPELGYFSTDSPHPRGELAIKTQTILPGYYKRPETTAEVFDEDGFYLTGDVVAQIGPEQFAYVDRRKNVLKLSQGEFVTLAKLEAAYSSSPLVRQLFVYGSSERSYLLAVIVPTPDALKKFGVGEAAKAALGESLQKIARDEGLQSYEVPRDFIIETDPFTVENGLLSDARKSLRPKLKEHYGERLEAMYKELADGQANELRDIRRGVQQRPTLETVRRAAAAMLGASAAEIKPDAHFTDLGGDSLSALTFSNFLHDLFEVDVPVGVIVSAANTLGSVAEHIDAQLAGGRARPTFATVHGKGSTTIKASDLTLDKFIDEQTLEAAKHLPKPADPPRTVLLTGANGWLGRFLALEWLERLAPAGGKLITIVRGKDAAQAKARLDAAYESGDPKLAGHYQDLAATTLEVLAGDFSEPRLGLDEATWNRLADEVDFISHPGALVNHVLPYNQLFGPNVAGVAEIIKLAITTRIKPVTYLSTVAVAAGVEPSALDEDGDIRTVSAERSVDEGYANGYGNSKWGGEVLLREAHDRTGLPVRVFRSDMILAHQKYTGQVNATDQFTRLVQSLLATGLAPKSFYELDAQGNRQRAHYDGIPVDFTAESITTLGGDGLEGYRSYNVFNPHRDGVGLDEFVDWLIEAGHPITRIDDYDQWLSRFETSLRGLPESKRQASVLPLLHAFARPGPAVDGSPFRNTVFRTDVQKAKIGAEHDIPHLGKALVLKYADDIKQLGLL, via the coding sequence ATGACTCAGTCGCACACTCAAGGTCCGCAAGCGTCTGCGGCGCACAGCCGTCTCGCCCGTCGCGCGGCGGAGCTTCTCGCGACGGACCCGCAGGCCGCCGCGACCCTCCCCGACCCGGAGGTCGTGCGGCAGGCGACGCGTCCAGGGCTGCGGCTCGCGGAGCGGGTCGACGCGATCCTCAGCGGCTACGCCGACCGCCCGGCTCTCGGGCAGCGCTCTTTTCAGACCGTCAAAGATCCCATCACCGGACGCTCCTCGGTCGAGTTGCTCCCCACGTTCGACACCATCACCTACCGCGAGCTGCGAGAGCGCGCCACAGCGATCGCAAGCGACCTGGCGCATCACCCGCAGGCCCCGGCCAAGCCCGGAGATTTCCTCGCGAGCATCGGCTTCATCAGCGTCGATTACGTCGCCATCGACATCGCCGGGGTCTTCGCCGGGCTCACCGCCGTCCCGCTCCAGACCGGCGCGACACTCGCGACGTTGACGGCGATCACCGCAGAGACCGCGCCAACCCTGTTCGCGGCGAGCATCGAGCACCTGCCGACCGCCGTGGACGCCGTTCTCGCCACGCCCTCAGTGCGCCGGTTGCTCGTCTTCGACTACCGCGCCGGGTCGGACGAGGACCGCGAGGCGGTCGAGGCGGCCAAGCGGAAAATCGCCGACGCGGGCAGCTCGGTGCTCGTGGACGTTTTGGACGAGGTGATCGCACGCGGGAAATCGGCGCCGAAGGCGCCGCTGCCCCCCGCCACCGACGCGGGCGACGACTCGCTGTCCTTGCTCATCTACACCTCCGGCTCCACCGGGACGCCCAAGGGGGCGATGTACCCGGAGCGCAACGTCGCGCACTTCTGGGGCGGCGTCTGGGCCGCCGCGTTCGACGAGGACGCCGCCCCGCCCGTCCCAGCGATCAACATCACGTTCCTGCCGCTCAGCCACGTCGCCAGCAGACTTTCGCTCATGCCGACCCTCGCCCGGGGCGGCCTCATGCACTTCGTCGCGAAGAGCGACCTGTCCACCCTCTTCGAGGACTTGAAACTCGCTCGTCCGACGAACCTGTTCCTGGTGCCCAGAGTGGTCGAGATGCTGTACCAGCACTACCAGAGCGAATTAGACCGCAGGGGAGTGCAGGACGGCACCCGCGAAGCCGAAGCGGTGAAGGACGACCTGCGCACGGGGCTCCTCGGCGGCCGGATCCTCACTGCGGGCTTCGGCTCGGCGCCGCTGTCCGCCGAGCTGGCTGGCTTCATCGAATCCCTGCTGCAGATCCACCTGGTGGACGGCTACGGGTCCACCGAGGCGGGGCCGGTGTGGCGCGACGGCTACCTCGTCAAACCGCCGGTGACCGACTACAAGCTCATCGACGTGCCCGAGCTCGGGTACTTCTCCACCGACTCCCCGCATCCCCGGGGCGAGCTGGCCATCAAGACGCAGACCATCCTCCCCGGCTATTACAAGCGCCCCGAGACGACCGCGGAAGTCTTCGACGAGGACGGCTTCTACCTCACCGGGGACGTGGTCGCGCAGATCGGGCCGGAACAGTTCGCGTACGTCGACCGGCGCAAGAACGTCCTCAAGCTCTCCCAGGGCGAGTTCGTGACCCTCGCGAAGCTCGAGGCCGCGTACAGCTCCAGCCCGCTGGTGCGACAGCTCTTCGTCTACGGCTCCAGCGAACGCTCGTACTTGCTCGCCGTGATCGTGCCCACCCCGGACGCCCTGAAGAAGTTCGGCGTCGGCGAGGCGGCGAAAGCCGCGCTCGGGGAGTCTCTGCAGAAGATCGCTCGCGACGAGGGCCTGCAATCCTACGAGGTGCCGCGCGACTTCATCATCGAAACGGATCCGTTCACGGTCGAGAACGGCCTGCTCTCCGACGCCCGCAAGTCGTTGCGCCCGAAGCTCAAGGAGCATTACGGCGAACGGCTCGAAGCGATGTACAAAGAGCTCGCGGACGGTCAGGCGAACGAGCTGCGCGACATCCGCAGAGGCGTGCAACAACGCCCGACGCTCGAAACCGTGCGGCGCGCCGCGGCCGCGATGCTGGGCGCGAGCGCCGCGGAAATCAAGCCGGACGCCCATTTCACCGACCTCGGCGGCGACTCGCTCTCCGCGCTGACGTTCTCGAACTTCCTGCACGACCTCTTCGAAGTCGATGTGCCCGTCGGGGTGATCGTGAGCGCCGCGAACACATTGGGCTCCGTGGCCGAGCACATCGACGCGCAGCTCGCGGGGGGCCGTGCCCGGCCGACGTTCGCGACCGTGCACGGCAAAGGCTCCACCACGATCAAGGCCAGCGATCTGACCTTGGACAAGTTCATCGACGAGCAGACCCTCGAGGCCGCGAAGCACTTGCCCAAGCCCGCCGACCCGCCGCGCACCGTGCTGCTCACCGGCGCGAACGGCTGGCTCGGCCGGTTCCTCGCCCTTGAATGGCTCGAAAGGCTCGCCCCCGCCGGCGGCAAGCTCATCACGATCGTGCGCGGCAAGGACGCGGCACAGGCAAAGGCTCGGCTCGACGCCGCGTACGAGAGCGGCGACCCGAAGCTCGCCGGTCATTACCAGGATTTGGCCGCGACGACGCTCGAAGTGCTCGCGGGCGATTTCAGCGAGCCGCGTCTCGGGCTGGACGAGGCGACCTGGAACCGGCTGGCCGACGAGGTGGACTTCATCTCGCACCCCGGCGCTCTGGTCAACCATGTCCTGCCGTACAACCAGCTGTTCGGGCCGAACGTGGCCGGTGTGGCCGAGATCATCAAGCTCGCGATCACCACACGGATCAAGCCCGTCACGTACCTGTCCACAGTCGCCGTCGCGGCGGGCGTCGAGCCGTCGGCCTTAGACGAGGACGGCGACATCCGGACGGTGAGCGCTGAGCGCTCGGTCGACGAGGGCTACGCCAACGGGTACGGGAACAGCAAATGGGGCGGCGAGGTGCTGCTGCGCGAAGCGCACGATCGCACGGGACTGCCGGTTCGGGTGTTCCGCTCGGACATGATCCTCGCGCATCAGAAATACACCGGACAAGTGAACGCGACCGACCAGTTCACCCGGCTCGTCCAGAGCCTTTTGGCAACCGGGCTCGCACCGAAGTCCTTCTACGAGCTCGACGCCCAGGGCAACCGGCAGCGGGCCCACTACGACGGGATACCCGTGGACTTCACCGCCGAGTCGATCACCACGCTCGGCGGCGACGGTTTGGAAGGCTACCGCAGCTACAACGTGTTCAACCCGCATCGCGACGGCGTCGGTTTGGACGAGTTCGTCGACTGGCTCATCGAAGCCGGACACCCGATCACACGGATCGACGACTACGACCAGTGGCTCTCGCGCTTCGAGACCTCGTTGCGCGGCCTGCCCGAATCCAAGCGCCAAGCCTCCGTGCTCCCGTTGCTGCACGCCTTCGCCCGGCCAGGGCCCGCCGTGGACGGCTCGCCTTTCCGGAACACGGTGTTCCGCACCGACGTGCAGAAGGCGAAGATCGGCGCGGAACACGACATCCCCCACCTGGGCAAAGCGCTCGTGCTCAAGTACGCCGACGACATCAAGCAGCTCGGTCTGCTCTGA
- a CDS encoding alpha/beta fold hydrolase codes for MPKFLLLRGLSRESRHWEGFPALLERGLGAAVQCVDAPGFGSEHRRVSPRTIAAITDDIRERFGRGGPDWTLLGVSLGGMVALDWCARRPEDFGRVVVVNTSTAATPFFRRLTPSALPEIALGSFKSDVRRELAILQRVTNHPASDRGELAERWAGYIAEQRPSHTSLANQILAAVLFRMPKHVSTPALVLAAREDRLVSASSSETIAARLRAPIRYHETAGHDLTLDDGPWVVRQIADWLRDPAAKTAA; via the coding sequence ATGCCGAAATTCTTGCTGTTGCGGGGGTTGAGCCGGGAAAGCAGGCACTGGGAGGGATTCCCCGCGCTGCTTGAGCGCGGCCTGGGAGCGGCCGTCCAATGTGTGGACGCTCCAGGATTCGGCTCGGAGCATCGGCGGGTCTCGCCTCGGACTATCGCTGCCATCACGGACGACATCCGCGAGCGTTTCGGCCGGGGCGGCCCGGATTGGACCCTCCTGGGCGTCTCGCTCGGCGGCATGGTCGCGTTGGACTGGTGCGCCCGCCGCCCAGAGGATTTCGGCCGTGTGGTGGTCGTCAACACCAGCACGGCGGCGACTCCGTTTTTCCGGCGGCTCACGCCGAGCGCCCTCCCGGAGATCGCACTGGGGAGCTTCAAATCCGATGTGCGACGAGAGCTGGCGATCCTCCAACGGGTCACCAATCATCCTGCGTCGGACCGCGGAGAGCTCGCCGAACGCTGGGCGGGCTACATCGCGGAGCAGCGTCCTTCCCACACGAGCTTGGCCAACCAGATCCTCGCCGCTGTGCTTTTCCGCATGCCGAAGCATGTGAGCACCCCCGCGTTGGTCCTCGCCGCCAGGGAAGACAGGCTGGTTTCGGCCTCCTCGTCGGAAACCATCGCGGCGCGGCTGCGGGCTCCGATCCGCTATCACGAGACGGCAGGGCACGATTTGACCCTTGACGACGGCCCGTGGGTGGTGCGCCAGATCGCGGACTGGCTCCGAGACCCTGCGGCAAAGACGGCGGCATGA
- a CDS encoding TIGR03085 family metal-binding protein, translating into MTYSQYERAGLVNAARAAGPDAPTLCEGWAVRDLIAHLVVRESLRVDATAGIVLPKLAARTERAQNKVASRDWEVLLDTVAAGPPWYSPLGLADRSANLVEMFIHQEDILRAQPDYQPRMISQGLRAALSRPIRALGALTLKKTPAQVSLVTPQGQTLVRGGAGGEPVTVTGQVEELLLFAYGREPADVDISGSASALSAVAASKRGI; encoded by the coding sequence GTGACGTATTCCCAGTATGAGCGAGCCGGTTTGGTGAACGCCGCGCGGGCCGCTGGACCGGACGCGCCGACCCTGTGCGAAGGGTGGGCCGTGCGCGACCTCATCGCGCACCTCGTCGTGCGCGAATCGCTCCGCGTCGACGCCACGGCCGGGATTGTGCTGCCGAAACTCGCCGCGCGCACCGAGCGGGCGCAGAACAAAGTCGCGTCTCGCGATTGGGAGGTCCTGCTCGACACAGTCGCCGCAGGGCCGCCGTGGTACTCCCCCCTCGGCTTGGCCGACCGCTCGGCGAACCTGGTCGAAATGTTCATCCATCAGGAAGACATCCTCCGAGCCCAGCCCGACTACCAGCCCAGAATGATCAGCCAGGGCCTGCGCGCGGCGCTTTCCCGCCCGATACGGGCGTTGGGAGCGTTGACGTTGAAGAAAACCCCCGCCCAGGTGTCGCTCGTGACGCCGCAGGGGCAGACCCTGGTGCGCGGCGGCGCGGGCGGCGAGCCGGTCACCGTGACCGGCCAGGTCGAGGAGCTGCTGCTCTTCGCGTACGGCCGCGAACCCGCCGATGTCGACATCAGCGGCTCCGCGTCTGCGTTGAGCGCCGTGGCGGCGTCCAAGCGCGGCATCTGA